Below is a window of Picosynechococcus sp. PCC 7002 DNA.
GGCCATACCGATAGTCACATGGCGTTTTTGGCCGATGGCACCCATCTTTTCACGGGGGATGCGTTGTTTATCCGGGGTTGTGGCCGTACTGATTTCCAGAGTGGGGATGCGGGCACCCTCTACGATTCGATTCAAAAATTGTTTAACTTGCCGCCCGAAACCTTGGTTTATCCGGGCCATGACTACCGGGGCCAGGTGGTTTCGACCATTGCCGAAGAAAAGCAATTTAACCCCCGCCTCAAAGGCGATCGCCAAGCCTTTGTTCACCTGATGGATAACCTCAACCTCCCCGACCCGAAAAAGATTATGGAAGCAGTGCCCGCAAATCAAGCCTGTGGCAATATTTAACTCTTTTTCCCCATTTAACTCTTTTTCCCTGGCAAGCAAGCCATTTTTCGTCTCGGATTACACCCAATCATCACCATTTTTTTTAGTGCAATGACTACTACCCAACAACAACAATTACTTGAACTTTCACCTGCTGAGTTTGCCGCCCAGGTCAATTCTCCCAATACCGTCGTTTTCGATGTGCGCGAACAGGCTGAATACGCGAGAGAACATGTGGCGGGAGCGCAAAATATTCCCCTGTCTCGCTTGACCGTAGACACCGTGCCCCAGACAACGAAAAAAGTGATCCTTTATTGTCAAAGCGGCAATCGCTCCCGACGGGCGGCCAAACTATTCTTTGCGGCAGGCTATTACCAAGTGGCCCATTTTGACGGCGGATTTACGGCCTGGAAAGGCGCTAACTTGCCCTACAACGAAGATAAAAAAGCGCCTTTACCGATGATGCGCCAGGTGCAAATTGTCGCTGGGGGTCTAGTCCTCGCCGGTACGTTACTCAGTGCGTTTATCTCTCCTTGGTTTTTGCTACTCACCGGATTTGTCGGCTCTGGGTTAATGTTTGCGGGCTTTACGGGCTTCTGCGGTATGGCGAAAATTTTGGCCCGTCTCCCCTACAACCGCGTCAAATAAGTTTAACGAACGACATTGCTCCCCACAGTTGCTGGGGGCTTTTTTTTGGAGGATAGAAATAATGCAGCTCTTGGGATATTTTTTAGCGGCTTGTATTGGCATCAGTCTGGGTTTGATGGGGGGCGGTGGTTCGGTGTTGGCGGTGCCGATCTTGGTCTATGTGATGGGGGTTGACCCGAAAAGTGCGATCGCCATGACGTTGTTTATCGTCGGCATTGTCAGTGCGGTGGGGTTGGTGCCCCACTGGCGACAGGGGAATATTAACTTGAAAAAAGCAGGGATTTTTGGCTCGGCGACCATGGTCGGGGCTTTCCTGGGGGCGCAGTTAACCCGGTTGCCTTTCATCACAGGGACGGTGCAGCTATTGCTGTTTGCGGTGATGATGTTGATCGCGGCGATTTTTATGATTCGTAAAAGTGGCAAGGCGATCGCCCATCCAGCGAATGAGCCACACCTTGAAGATTATCCGGCCCCGGTGTGCCGCTACTGTTGGCTGTGGTTGCTCACGGAAGGTTTGGGAATCGGCATTTTGACGGGGCTAGTGGGGGTTGGTGGTGGCTTCGCGATTGTGCCGGCCCTGGTGCTGCTCGGTAAAACGGAAATGAAGGAGGCGGTGGGCACGTCCCTGGTGATTATTGTGATGAATGCGATCGCCGGATTCCTGGGTTACTTTGGCCAGGCTGATGTGGTTTTTGATTGGCATCTGATGGTGAACTTTACCTTTGTGGCGAGCCTGGGAATTTTGCTCGGCGGCTACAGTGGGCGCTATTTCAATGCAAAACAACTTCAAAAGGGTTTTGGGTATTTTCTCTTGGCGGTGGCGGCTTTTATTTTGTTTCAACAGCGCGATCGCCTACCCCGGTTGACTACCTTGCCCGAAACGACTGTGGCGATCGCCCAACAGAAATAGACAATTCCCTTAGCGAAAGCAATCTTTTGGTTTTAATTTTCCACGGAAAAAAATTGGAGTAGATACCCCAGATTTACTTTTTTCCCATCACCATGTTACATTTCTACACATAACGCCTTTGATTTTCATAAACTAAAATTAAAGCAAGCCAACATTTTTCGCGCGTAGCCACCCCGCTAGTCCGAGGTTTGACCCCGAACCGCCAACGTTTTTGAGATAGCAATTGGCATCTACAGCGCAATGATTGTGGCCCTTAATGAAAGAAAACATTCTCACAGAAACAGCGAACATCCAATTATCTGATGGCAAGTAGCTTGGTTTCTTTCCCCGAAAAAATGTTCCGTCAACGCCCTGAGATGCTGAGTGAATATGTCTCTTAACAACCTTCCCGCCCAAAATGATGTTTCCTCTGGCCTACAAAATCCCGGAGAAATCACGACGATTCTCGTCATTGAAGACGACTACGTTATCCGTAAACTGACTCGAAAAATTCTCACGAATGCTGGCTACATCGTTATCGAAGCGAATGATGGCGAAAAAGGAATTCAAGCAGCCAAGGAATATCACCCGGATCTGATCATCTGCGATGTGATGATGCCCCATTTGAGTGGTTATGACGTTCTGGCACGGCTCCAGCAACAGGAAGCAACGGAAATGATTCCCTTCATTTTTTTGACGGCCCAAGCAGAGGGTCAGCAACTCCGCCAGGGAATGGCATCCGGAGCCGATGATTATTTGATGAAACCGATCCAAGCTGCAGAACTTCTCAAGGCTGTCGAAGTACGTCTCAATAAATACTCCAAGGTCAAACAATACTATTCCGAGCAGTTAAACCAACTGAGTGAGAAAG
It encodes the following:
- a CDS encoding MBL fold metallo-hydrolase, producing the protein MLFRQLFDYETYTYTYLVADPESGEAALIDPVLEQVERDLQLLQELGLTLKYCLETHVHADHVTGTSRLREKTNCLGVVPQGAEVACADRSVVDGEVLKVGSIEIQAIATPGHTDSHMAFLADGTHLFTGDALFIRGCGRTDFQSGDAGTLYDSIQKLFNLPPETLVYPGHDYRGQVVSTIAEEKQFNPRLKGDRQAFVHLMDNLNLPDPKKIMEAVPANQACGNI
- a CDS encoding rhodanese-like domain-containing protein, coding for MTTTQQQQLLELSPAEFAAQVNSPNTVVFDVREQAEYAREHVAGAQNIPLSRLTVDTVPQTTKKVILYCQSGNRSRRAAKLFFAAGYYQVAHFDGGFTAWKGANLPYNEDKKAPLPMMRQVQIVAGGLVLAGTLLSAFISPWFLLLTGFVGSGLMFAGFTGFCGMAKILARLPYNRVK
- a CDS encoding sulfite exporter TauE/SafE family protein, whose amino-acid sequence is MQLLGYFLAACIGISLGLMGGGGSVLAVPILVYVMGVDPKSAIAMTLFIVGIVSAVGLVPHWRQGNINLKKAGIFGSATMVGAFLGAQLTRLPFITGTVQLLLFAVMMLIAAIFMIRKSGKAIAHPANEPHLEDYPAPVCRYCWLWLLTEGLGIGILTGLVGVGGGFAIVPALVLLGKTEMKEAVGTSLVIIVMNAIAGFLGYFGQADVVFDWHLMVNFTFVASLGILLGGYSGRYFNAKQLQKGFGYFLLAVAAFILFQQRDRLPRLTTLPETTVAIAQQK